Proteins found in one Lysinibacillus fusiformis genomic segment:
- a CDS encoding tyrosine-type recombinase/integrase, with translation MELIQQYQLYLLHQRKSNETIRSYLNTCKQFIAFLKHKFGISTFQKVDKTVSCKYLQHLKEVKRNTGATINVKIYALRSFFAYLVQEKHVSTNPFESVAKEDIIERKVGVLSEEELAVFIDAVTHPLVKNILYTLMYTGIRINECLGLIISDIDFQRNQLIIRNGKGKHVRKLPLHEELKKRLMVHISSLDTTQKQLDTFLFSISAAYVNKIIALTVKKLAWSQRITCHTFRHSFATNLVKKGVNVPTVAELLGHKDYRVVTKTYIHLDEDVMSDAIHLLT, from the coding sequence ATGGAATTAATACAACAATACCAATTGTATCTTTTGCATCAAAGAAAAAGTAATGAAACTATACGAAGTTATTTGAATACATGTAAGCAGTTTATAGCTTTTTTAAAGCATAAATTCGGTATTAGTACTTTTCAAAAGGTAGACAAAACCGTTAGTTGTAAGTATCTTCAACACTTAAAAGAGGTAAAACGGAATACAGGGGCTACAATAAATGTAAAAATATACGCACTACGAAGTTTTTTTGCATACCTTGTACAAGAAAAGCATGTGTCTACAAACCCTTTTGAATCTGTAGCAAAAGAGGACATCATTGAAAGAAAAGTTGGGGTTCTTTCAGAGGAAGAGTTAGCGGTCTTTATAGATGCTGTGACCCATCCACTTGTAAAGAACATACTTTACACACTGATGTACACTGGCATACGAATTAATGAGTGCCTAGGGCTAATAATCTCGGATATAGATTTCCAGCGTAATCAGCTAATTATTCGTAATGGTAAGGGGAAACATGTACGCAAGTTACCTTTACATGAAGAACTGAAAAAACGCTTAATGGTTCATATTAGTTCCTTAGATACGACACAAAAGCAATTGGATACTTTTTTATTTTCTATTTCGGCAGCTTATGTGAATAAAATAATTGCTCTTACAGTGAAAAAGTTAGCGTGGAGTCAAAGGATTACATGCCATACATTCAGACATAGTTTTGCTACTAACCTTGTTAAAAAAGGCGTGAACGTACCAACTGTTGCAGAGCTTTTAGGTCATAAAGATTATCGTGTTGTAACCAAAACATACATTCACTTAGACGAAGATGTGATGAGTGATGCGATACATCTGTTGACTTGA
- a CDS encoding HTH-like domain-containing protein has product MTISELGSELKRMYHSAPENEKVTFIHLFGIKYGSTLLKNKYSAGEIIKASGLNDSYKTEVQKGIKLSKYVSYTE; this is encoded by the coding sequence ATGACAATAAGTGAATTAGGTAGTGAACTTAAAAGGATGTACCATTCAGCACCCGAAAACGAAAAAGTTACATTCATTCATCTTTTTGGAATAAAATACGGTTCCACTTTACTTAAGAATAAATATAGTGCTGGAGAAATTATAAAAGCTTCTGGGTTAAATGATTCATATAAAACGGAAGTACAAAAGGGGATTAAATTGTCTAAGTATGTCTCATATACTGAGTAA
- a CDS encoding TcaA NTF2-like domain-containing protein, producing MKKIVTLVMLTLMLVACGNEKESETDATYGTHLVEEDDNITFYEEPVEEMKRHNDDVNDNESKLDDTQSVQADLDTVPVLGAFNTTESAREQISYLISAYLEVYTTEQVLQLINYIHSSSPFYQEQVSYMESINKQGIDIQLIDYSIISMEQVVEHRYEVSLEEHYTIDNPEKGIKDVQQNSKYTIELIDGEFYITGLEIL from the coding sequence ATGAAGAAAATTGTCACTTTAGTTATGTTAACTTTAATGCTTGTTGCTTGTGGAAATGAAAAGGAATCAGAAACAGATGCAACCTACGGTACTCATCTTGTTGAGGAAGATGATAATATTACTTTTTACGAAGAGCCTGTCGAGGAAATGAAACGCCATAATGATGATGTTAATGATAATGAAAGTAAGTTAGATGACACACAGAGTGTTCAAGCTGATTTAGATACAGTACCTGTTTTAGGTGCATTTAACACAACAGAATCAGCAAGAGAGCAGATAAGTTATTTAATTTCCGCCTACCTAGAGGTTTATACAACAGAGCAGGTGTTACAGCTTATAAACTATATACATTCATCTTCTCCATTCTATCAAGAGCAAGTTAGTTATATGGAGTCTATAAATAAACAGGGTATAGATATTCAATTGATTGATTACTCCATTATTTCGATGGAGCAAGTTGTAGAGCATAGGTACGAAGTAAGTTTAGAGGAGCATTACACAATAGACAATCCTGAAAAGGGAATTAAAGATGTGCAACAAAATAGCAAATATACAATAGAATTAATTGATGGTGAGTTCTATATTACAGGGTTAGAGATACTATAA
- a CDS encoding Mor transcription activator family protein — translation MDTSRLDSSCFNGAYKEFIELIGHQNTLLVHSYFAGQYVTFPKRLLSEQYLYEQIVKEYDGTNAKELARKYDYSYSWVRKIIKNKTICK, via the coding sequence ATGGATACGAGTAGGTTGGATAGTTCATGTTTTAATGGGGCATATAAGGAGTTTATAGAATTGATTGGGCATCAAAATACCTTGTTGGTACATAGCTATTTTGCTGGTCAATATGTAACCTTTCCGAAAAGATTATTATCTGAACAGTATTTATATGAACAAATAGTAAAGGAATACGATGGTACAAATGCTAAAGAATTAGCAAGAAAATATGATTATTCTTATAGTTGGGTTAGGAAGATAATAAAAAATAAGACAATTTGTAAATAA
- a CDS encoding recombinase family protein, whose amino-acid sequence MSQQVSPKKVAIYARVSTTEQAEEGYSIDEQIRVLKEFCEKEGYGVYDEYVDRGISGKNITGRPAIKRLLADAEQKKFDIVLVWKMNRLARKSLDLMNIVEQLNSKNIAFRSYTEKYETETPTGKLHFQMMAAIAEYERNNIAENVKMGMIARAKDGQWNGGQVMGYDVVEKDSENKKRKQTGLQINEQEAKIIRLIFQMYTTGHGYKAIANKINQDGYRTKKNKTFSLNAIKTIVTNPVYAGYIRYNVRRDWNEKRRNNINPNPIIVKGEHPSIISEETWKIAQKVYKERSCKPNRIHEGVFPLTGIMRCPQCGAGMVIGRTTNRTKSGVKRVLEYYVCGAWKNKGTVACRSNAVRTEYADDYVLNKLEALMKSEHLTKKLVDNINTKQQSLVAPLQREYEQYLQELERYKKKSVKLLDAFTDEVISKEVFQRKSRSIEETMTNLKAQMEPLQAQMQSTVSSEVTYEKIRAIMRNFHQAFTQALTREQRKRLLHLLIHQITIDESREIESIQIKLNDEVLEELQLGVGEMSEDISSTPFSVLVAI is encoded by the coding sequence ATGAGCCAACAAGTGAGTCCTAAAAAAGTAGCAATTTATGCTCGTGTTTCAACGACAGAGCAGGCTGAGGAAGGATATAGTATTGATGAACAAATACGTGTGCTCAAAGAGTTTTGTGAGAAGGAGGGCTATGGTGTCTATGATGAATATGTAGATCGGGGGATTAGTGGGAAAAACATTACAGGACGACCAGCTATTAAGAGATTACTAGCTGATGCAGAACAGAAGAAATTTGATATAGTGCTTGTTTGGAAGATGAATCGTCTCGCTCGTAAAAGTTTAGACTTGATGAACATTGTCGAACAACTCAATAGCAAAAACATAGCATTTCGTTCTTATACAGAGAAGTATGAAACAGAAACACCTACAGGAAAATTGCATTTTCAGATGATGGCTGCTATTGCTGAGTATGAACGTAACAACATAGCCGAAAATGTCAAAATGGGAATGATTGCTCGTGCCAAGGATGGACAATGGAATGGTGGCCAGGTAATGGGCTACGATGTGGTAGAAAAAGATAGTGAGAACAAAAAGCGAAAACAGACAGGTTTACAAATTAATGAGCAAGAGGCAAAGATTATACGCTTAATTTTTCAAATGTATACAACAGGTCATGGTTATAAGGCTATTGCCAATAAAATAAATCAGGATGGATATCGAACAAAAAAGAATAAGACCTTTTCATTGAATGCAATTAAAACTATCGTAACAAATCCCGTATATGCTGGCTATATTCGCTATAATGTTCGAAGAGATTGGAATGAAAAGCGTCGTAACAATATCAATCCGAATCCAATCATTGTGAAAGGTGAGCATCCATCCATTATTTCCGAGGAAACATGGAAAATAGCGCAAAAGGTTTACAAAGAGCGTTCCTGTAAACCCAATCGAATTCATGAGGGTGTGTTTCCCCTCACAGGTATTATGCGCTGTCCACAGTGTGGTGCAGGAATGGTGATAGGACGTACAACAAATCGAACAAAATCTGGTGTGAAACGTGTCCTAGAGTATTATGTTTGTGGTGCATGGAAGAATAAAGGAACAGTTGCTTGTCGTTCCAATGCAGTACGTACTGAATATGCGGATGATTATGTGTTGAATAAACTGGAAGCATTAATGAAAAGCGAGCATTTGACGAAAAAATTAGTGGATAACATTAATACAAAGCAACAATCGTTAGTTGCCCCTTTACAGCGAGAATATGAGCAATACCTACAGGAGTTAGAGCGCTATAAGAAAAAGTCAGTCAAATTGTTAGATGCTTTTACAGATGAAGTGATTTCCAAAGAGGTGTTCCAACGAAAATCACGAAGTATAGAAGAAACCATGACCAATCTGAAAGCACAAATGGAGCCACTTCAAGCACAAATGCAATCGACAGTGTCGAGTGAAGTCACCTATGAAAAAATCCGTGCGATCATGAGGAATTTCCATCAAGCTTTTACACAAGCATTGACAAGGGAGCAAAGAAAAAGATTATTGCATTTATTGATTCATCAAATCACTATTGATGAAAGTCGGGAAATTGAAAGCATCCAAATCAAGCTAAATGATGAAGTATTGGAAGAGTTACAACTAGGAGTGGGAGAAATGTCCGAGGACATTTCTTCTACTCCTTTTTCTGTTTTAGTGGCGATTTAG
- a CDS encoding restriction endonuclease, with translation MELIGENYTILKNELQDLLLEKILSCSPSFFERLIVDLMVAMGYGGSVKDAGRAIGKTNDEGIDGIIKEDVLGLDMIYLQAKRWKKDATVSRPDIQTFVGSLVGKQASKGIFITTAKFSKGAIQYANSIDKRVILIDGEQLTDLMFKYNVGVSNEEVFVTKKVDLDFFEE, from the coding sequence TTGGAACTAATCGGAGAAAACTATACTATTCTGAAAAATGAGCTTCAAGATTTATTGTTAGAAAAAATACTTAGTTGCTCACCAAGCTTTTTTGAAAGATTAATTGTAGATTTAATGGTAGCTATGGGATATGGAGGGTCTGTTAAAGACGCTGGAAGAGCTATTGGAAAAACGAATGATGAAGGTATAGATGGTATTATAAAAGAAGATGTTTTAGGGTTAGATATGATTTATCTTCAAGCTAAAAGATGGAAAAAGGATGCTACAGTATCTCGTCCAGATATTCAAACTTTTGTGGGTAGCCTTGTAGGAAAGCAAGCCTCAAAAGGTATTTTTATTACTACTGCAAAATTTTCTAAAGGTGCCATTCAATATGCTAACTCTATTGATAAAAGAGTGATCCTTATTGATGGAGAGCAATTAACGGACCTGATGTTTAAATATAATGTAGGAGTGAGTAACGAGGAAGTTTTTGTTACAAAAAAAGTTGATTTGGATTTCTTTGAGGAATAA
- a CDS encoding winged helix-turn-helix domain-containing protein, producing MAVPGYQDFMYPFLKQLEDRKEYNLQDLYIILATHFKLTEEDVAEILPSGKQTLLVNRVGWARTYLKKAGLIKGVKRAVFQITDEGLKVLNDSSITRIDRKFLKISEF from the coding sequence ATGGCGGTTCCAGGCTATCAGGATTTTATGTATCCGTTTTTAAAACAATTAGAAGATAGAAAAGAGTATAATTTACAAGATTTATATATTATATTAGCCACCCATTTTAAATTGACTGAGGAAGATGTTGCTGAAATACTGCCTAGTGGTAAGCAAACATTATTAGTTAATCGAGTAGGTTGGGCAAGAACTTATTTGAAAAAAGCAGGATTAATAAAAGGTGTAAAACGAGCAGTTTTTCAAATTACAGATGAGGGATTAAAAGTTCTTAATGATTCCAGTATAACTAGAATAGATAGAAAATTCTTAAAGATATCCGAGTTTTAA